The Panthera uncia isolate 11264 chromosome B3 unlocalized genomic scaffold, Puncia_PCG_1.0 HiC_scaffold_1, whole genome shotgun sequence genome segment taacctttgttttattttattatctttttttccagacttcatttaaaattttggttatgTTCAGGGATATCTCACTTATCACGAATAGGGTTTAGTTTTTCTGTCATGAATCTCTTGCTTCCAGTGATAGAAATGGAGGCATATATACCTAGAAATGCATTTCAAGCATAGTGTTTAAATCATGAATAAATGTATGATGATTACAATTTGCATAAAATTAGGGTTTCCGACCACTTCCATTCCTCTCCAGCCTACTGCCTCCAGCGAGAGGTCGGTGTGGAGGGCTGGCTCCCACCTGCCCTTTGGAGAGCCTGGTGAAACTGAGGACCTTGGAGGAGGAGAGTAGGCTCACTCCCCATGCTCTCTGTTACAGTACTTGAAAAGGCCCTGGAGGACCGGTCAGGGAATTTTGCTGCCCATCACAGAGGAAGGTTTAAAATGTGGTTTAGAGGGAGAGGGCTAGCCGCAGGCCTTCAGTCTTCCAGCCTTTGGCTCTGGGAAGGAATCAAGGAGGCATCTCTCCAATCCACTCAGGCTGCTGTGGGTCACTGCTAGGGATCCAAAAGGACCAAACCGGAACCACTGACTTCTTGGAATGCTGCAAATCCCAGCTACCCATTggggaatatatttatttttagctcaCTCAGGAGGTAGGTGAGCCAGCTGCCTTTACAGTCTTAACACTTATTATTGTCTCAGAGTATTTTCCCTTTCCACTTCAAGCCTGGTTTGATTTTTATCAGCTGATCTCTTCCAAGCCACTTGAATTGGAAGCTGTGCAactccccttttttcctttttttgcaacactttcaaatttttttgaaGCATTTGCCCACCTCTTGTGATTCCTTAAGTTGGGACTTCTAAGaggtaaaatatgtaaaatatgagaAGCTAGTTTAATTACAGGCCTTTTTTATAGAGTAGAGACCCTAACCATAAAAAGTTGCCTGCACTTTCCTAAATTGATATGGTCAGTCATAGAAGCAGAAGGGTAAATGGGGATTTCTTAATTGAAACTGAAGTCTTGAGATCAGTATATGGGTCCATCGGTTTGGGACTGGGAATTTCCACTGACTGAGGGAGCttgagataaaaaatataatcagaaacagcaaaactaaatttaataggaagaaatgtaaaattctgcatcaaagttaaaaaagcaaagcagTTGTAGAATGGCAGAGATAGGAATCCATGTGAAAAGTAGACTTGAGTTGACAGCTCACAGGGAATGAACCCTGTGACATTGGGAATAGGGGTGGGGTTGCTAAGAAAGGTAACACCATCTTGGGTTTCATTCCTAGAAATGTAGAGTTCCATTCAGGGAAGTAATGCTCCCTTTGGCCAGGTCCCAGCTGATGGATTAGATTCAGTTCCCAGTGCCATGTTGTCCAAGGGACACTGGCAAGCCAGAGAGCCTGACGGTTTGGAAACTGTCATGAGGAATGGCTGAAGGACTTCTAAATATGAAGGATATTTagactgaataggagaagatttGGGGAGTACATGAGACCTGTCTTCAAAGATGTTAGGTGCCGTTATAGGCAAAACTGGTCAGATTTTGGAGTCTAAGGCAAAACTTTTTAACAATTAGAGATGTTCAACAGTAAAATAAGCTGGCCCAAAAAACTAGTGAGAACCCATTATTAAAGGTGTGTAAGCAAAGCTGAAAGCCTGTTCGATGATGTGAGAGGGAGGTTGGGTGATAGAGTCTCCAAGGTCCTTTGCGTttcacatttctgttattttaggtTTGTGTTTTTCAGACCATGGTGTGTATACCCCTGGGACTTGTGGTAATGTGCAAAAGGATATATACACCTAGGGCATTTTCCTGGGTCATCAATTGTACTAAAAGATTGGAAgacatttttagattaaaaaaaaatacagatatattgtaaagaaaactttaaaatttgcaAGAATAGGGGGCCTCAAGAAATGTCCACTTGCAGTAGTCTTGGTGTATATTTGCTCTCTCCTGGCTATTTGTAAGGAGTATGTTTGTAAAAATGTCTGAGACCTTTTGCTCTACTGATCATATTCCCCAGGAACAGAAAAGTAAGACCAGGGATGATCCTAGAGCCTCcatacaaattaaatgaaaaggacCAAAAAAGGGGGGACATTAGAAGTACTGACTTGGATAGGCTCTCTGGCTAAGAAAGAGTATCATCAGAAATGGTGCCCAGACTATGGGAAGGATTCGGGCAGAGAACCCCATAGAGACAATGCCTAGGGAACAGAGGAGGGTTCCATCATATACACTCTCAGCTTgaatctgtgtttgttttttcgcCTAGAAATTGGTCCACAATGTGCATAACCACATCACCAACGACAAGAGATTCAATGGGTCTGAAAGGTACGATCCCCTTGAGGGAAAACAATCATAAGGTACTCTGCCAAGGAGAGGGAACTAGAGGGCTGTTCCAGTATAACAATGAGGCTAAGGCTTTGCTCTCACCATTGCCCCTTACATCCTGCCCTTGGCCGTGAGGGCATTTACCACACAGTTGATTCATGCCAGGAATCTCTGTTTTTCTGGCTTTCAAAATGCTGACTGGCTTGTTCATGATCTTTGTGGCAGCATCAAGTCCTCTTGGAATATTTCAGTAGTGAAGTTCCTTCTGGAAAAGCTCAAGCAGGAGCTGGTGACCAGTCCCCACAATTACACTGATAAGGAGCTGAAAGGTGAGAAAAAACTGAATTAACTCCCATCTCATCCTTTTTCTACTCACTGTTCTCGTTCAGAGTAGAGGCATAATGGAGATGATTTGGGTGGTTTTCAGAAGAGtggacttaaaataaaatttttgggCTATTCTCACATCTTCTTCACAGAATTGTTTCTAATTGCTTTTTTATTCCCCTGCCCCGCTTGAActgaaaatgggaaaaggaaagggcTGACACCAGCGTGCATGATGTTTCTGCAGGGCCTGAATCTAGGGTGTTATGAAAAGgaagtcagggggcgcctgggtggctcagtcggttaggcagccgactttggctcaggtcatgatctcgcggtccatgagttcgagccccgcgtcgggctctgtgctgacagctcagagtctggagcctgtttcagattctgtgtctccctctctttgaccctcccccattcatgctctgtctctctctgtctcaaaaataaataaacgttaaaaaaaaaaaattaaaaaaaaaaaaaagaaaaggaagtcagaATCCAGGCCtgccctttctgtttttttaagtttatttatttagtttaagaTGTGCACGTTCActcaagtgagggaggggcagagagagagagggagagagagaatcccaagcaggctccacacgtcagtgcagagcccaacaaaggacttgaactcaccgacagaaccttgagatcatgacctgagctgagatcaagagtctgacgctcaaccgactaagccacccaggcaccccaggcctgcCCTTTTGTCCCTAAATATTATGTCCTGAGTTTTCTACTTTCCTTGCTCTTCTGTTATTTGCTTGTAGCTAACCCTGAAGCATTTAGAAAGCTGCTGTTGAAAAAGCACTTGAATCTACTACCAGCAGAGTAGAATGGGAGTGGGTTTAATTGAGCCAAGGGCCAGGGAGGGAGTTACAGAAGCTTGGACTTGTGTTCCCAGGGGGAGATATGGGTGGAGTCAGTGCTGGACATGGAGGTGAGCAGAGAGAGCTAAACCAAAGAGGAGTAAATAGCTGCTGATGGGTCTGTGAGAAAGCCCACCATCTAGAGGGACCCTCACCTTCCCAGCCAACAGTGTTAGGGCAGAAAAAAGGGCTGAGGACCTGGTCCAGAggaccttgctctctgccccctcccttctccctcctcccaggagcCTGTGTAGCCTACTTCCTTACTAAGAGGCGTGAGTACCGCAATTCCCTGAACCCCTTTAAAGgcctgaaggaaaaagaggagaagaagcTTCGAAGTCGCAGATACCGGGTAGGTTTCTAGGCCTTCCTTTCAAGATGCTAAATGCTAAACCCTACTAAGCTGCAGTGGGAAGGGCCAGAGGACCTGGCATCTGAGAATAGGGTTGAGAGCCAGGAATGTTAGCAggtagaggaggagggaggggggctaGGTTCTCTCAGGCACAGATTTTACACAGCTTTCCTACCCGAACCCCTCTCCCCAAATCTAATCCTTAGTCTGTCTCTCTTCCTAATCTCTATCCTGGGCTCCTACCTTAGCTTTTTGCCAACCGATCCAGCATCATGAGGCATTTTGGACCTGAGGACCAACGCCTATGGAAGGATGTGACAGAAGAGCTGATGTCAGACGAAGAGGACAGTCTTAATGAGccaggtgtctgggtggcccgGCCTCCCCGTTTCCGGGCCCAGCGCCTCACGGAACTCTGCTACCACCTGGATGCCAACTCTAAGCATGGCACGAAAGCCAACCGTGTGTATGGACCTCCCTCAGACCGATTACCTTCTGCTGAGGCCCAGCTCCTTCCACCAGAACTTTATAATCCTAATTtccaagaagaggaagatgagggaGGTGATGAGAATGGACCTGTCTCCCCATCTTTTGACCAACCCCACAAAACCTGTTGTCCTGACTTGAACTCCTTCATTGAAATCAAAGTGGAAAAGGATGAATGAAATCTATAACCAAGAATAACTCTGGCTTCTGCCACTCCCCATGTCCCAGAAATGGATGGCCACGGGGCTTCCCAGAATAACAAGATGTCCTCTGCAGCCTGAGAAAGCAAATCTGTCTCTCTTCTTAACACAGTCCCCAATGGAAGTGGAAGCCAGCAGCTGTGCTGGGATAAAGACTTATCTAGAAGGGGGAAAGCTGCCCCCCACTGTGAATGGCAAGCCAGAAAATGCTTATTTCTAAGCATAAATAGTGCCTCGGGGAGCCTGAgctgaaaaaaaggagaaggatggGTCTAAGAAACATGAGGCCTTCTTGACATCTGCCCCAGTCTCtgagttggttttttttctggtttcactCAAAGCTCTGGGGAAGCAGCCCTGGTTGTACCTTCTTCCCCATGACTGCTGGTCTGGCTCTGCAGTGGAAGCCGCACAGAACCAGTCCAGGATAATACTGCCACCTGGTGGGCAGTCTCAGCCATGGGCTTGATGCTTCTGAGCAGAACACGGCTGTGTCTCTATTTGGGAATTGGGATACAGATATAATAGCTATTGTTTATTGAATTATGTAAGGCAGATTTTATTATTCCCATCTTAcacatgaagaaattaaagctTAAAGAGTTCCCATGTGTCACTAGCAGCTGCTCTCCCACTGTGTGACCAAGCAGTATATGAGGCTTTGTAGCTATTAGTCCTGTCAACCAAACTGTATTTtgaggaaggggtgtgtgtgtgtgtgtgtgtgtgtgggtgcatgtgtgggtgtgtgcgcgcacacgcgcacacccacacgtgcacccacacacacccacacccaaaCTTTGTGCATTACGAATGGATTGTGAAGTAAAAATGGCTTTCTGTTCAGTCAGTATGTAACAAATACTGATTGCTTACTAGGTGTCAGGTACTGTGTTGGGTGCTGTGGTTACACTGTGGATCAGGTTAGATGCCGATTAGGTTTTATTATCTAATCAGGAAGCCAGGTAGTTAAGTAGACAGTGAAATGAACTGTGATAAGGGTGGTGATGGGGGAGCAGAAGGTGTAGCGGCAGCAGACAGCAGGGTTGGCTCACCTACTCTGGTGGTGGGGAAACGCTTCTCAGAGAGTGGTGTTTAAAGTAATACCTGAAAGATGGGGAGGAGTTGGTGCAGAGGAAAGCTGGAGAGACCCAGAGACCTTGTCAAGTATCTTGAAGAGTATAGACTTTAGTTCAAAGGCCATGAGAAATCCTTCAAAGGTGGTAAGCAGGGAAATGAGATGGTCAGTTCTGTGTTTGATAAGAATCACTTGCCCTGGGGATAAGATGGATTGCAGGGAGAAAGCCTtgcggggcgggggcagggggggatgTCCTGCAGTGGTTCAAGAGAGAAGAGATGGTGGCTAGACAGAAAGTGATGGTGAGGGAATTTGAAAGAGATTTAGGAAGCTGAACTGAAAGGACTTGGTGATTGACAGGGCTTGGACTTAAGGCTGAGGGAGGAGGACATAAGGTTGACGTTCAGGTTTCTGGCGTAAGCATCTAAGTGGTTAATGGCGCCATTTACTTGGGATGCTGGAGGGGCCAATTTCAGGAGGC includes the following:
- the CB3H14orf93 gene encoding uncharacterized protein C14orf93 homolog isoform X2 yields the protein MSFSATILFSPPGGSEARCCCCACKSETSGGSTSSQGGNPPPSTPITVTGHGLAVQSSEQLLHIIYQRVEKAVGLAEAALGLARANNELLKCLQEEVGELRQGKASAPEEDGDGRAQGSPSEEAGPLKESPGEACKAASAAEEECDSVGSGMQVVIEELWQVGAASAVGPGPLGFPAGQRDTRLPGCTLAASEAASMLNPKLVHNVHNHITNDKRFNGSESIKSSWNISVVKFLLEKLKQELVTSPHNYTDKELKGACVAYFLTKRREYRNSLNPFKGLKEKEEKKLRSRRYRLFANRSSIMRHFGPEDQRLWKDVTEELMSDEEDSLNEPGVWVARPPRFRAQRLTELCYHLDANSKHGTKANRVYGPPSDRLPSAEAQLLPPELYNPNFQEEEDEGGDENGPVSPSFDQPHKTCCPDLNSFIEIKVEKDE